The Sinomicrobium kalidii genome contains a region encoding:
- a CDS encoding DinB family protein, translating into MENKNVENATIGHPVVTSEDLVNHWQGHRRLTRRVIEAFPEKELFEFSIGGMRPFAELAMEMIKIARPGIVGVATGKWDNMDDMPTPKTREGILELWDKVTEQIDAFWPQISPERFQETDVAFGQYENQIYASLFYFIDNEIHHRGQGYVYLRALGMTPPPFWER; encoded by the coding sequence ATGGAAAACAAAAATGTTGAAAACGCAACCATCGGTCATCCCGTAGTTACTTCCGAAGACCTTGTTAATCACTGGCAGGGACACCGCAGGCTTACCCGTCGCGTCATAGAGGCCTTCCCGGAAAAAGAACTTTTCGAATTCTCCATAGGCGGTATGCGCCCGTTCGCAGAACTGGCTATGGAAATGATAAAGATCGCCCGGCCGGGTATTGTAGGAGTGGCCACAGGAAAATGGGACAATATGGACGACATGCCCACGCCAAAAACCAGGGAAGGTATTCTTGAACTCTGGGATAAGGTCACAGAACAGATCGATGCTTTCTGGCCACAGATTTCCCCGGAGCGCTTCCAGGAAACAGATGTTGCCTTTGGCCAGTATGAAAACCAGATTTATGCTTCCCTGTTCTATTTTATTGACAATGAAATACACCACCGCGGGCAGGGATATGTATATCTGCGTGCGCTGGGGATGACCCCGCCTCCGTTCTGGGAAAGATAA
- a CDS encoding ATP-binding cassette domain-containing protein has protein sequence MSGNLSDTVIDCKEISFVRKGFTILDTVSFQLQHNEFLAIVGRSGAGKTTLGRLLARKLQPVSGELMVSAARIVMVEQQDRFLSVSGRGNTHYSQRYEAQDTSDLLSVDGYLRRVRKEIGVTNEDINRVVEQTGIAHITDSKLLQLSNGERKRTQLAVALLRKPEMLVLDQPFVGLDVASREKLSEILQDMVNKAAVILICGANQVPDFTDKVLELEKGRVTTFRDREAYNPPQDREHFALNGTLFSKLQLPADKKVFDTIVDMTDVNVRLGGKHILKDINWKVKRGEQWALIGHNGAGKTTLLSLITADNPQGYNNNLTLFDRRRGTGESIWDIKGEIGFVSSELHLYFLRGKGIFNTIPGIDNGSGEIYSTLSCLDVIVSGFNDEVGLVTEPSEYQLNIAGQWLHILGLERLEKSLFAHASLGEQRSILLARALVKFPSLLILDEPLQGLDDHQTTYFKALLNRLCETLGTTMIYVSHYRDEIPDCVSHIIEISRGEVVRKAHLN, from the coding sequence ATGTCAGGAAACTTGTCCGATACCGTTATAGACTGTAAAGAAATTTCCTTTGTCCGAAAGGGATTTACCATTTTGGATACTGTTTCTTTTCAACTACAGCACAACGAATTCCTCGCTATTGTGGGGAGGTCCGGCGCCGGGAAAACCACTTTGGGAAGGTTGCTTGCCAGAAAACTGCAACCTGTTTCCGGAGAACTTATGGTCAGTGCAGCCCGAATAGTGATGGTGGAACAGCAGGACCGGTTTCTGTCTGTTTCCGGAAGGGGGAATACGCATTACAGTCAGCGGTACGAGGCACAGGATACTTCAGACCTGTTAAGTGTTGATGGATATTTACGCCGGGTTCGGAAGGAGATCGGGGTAACAAATGAAGACATCAACAGGGTAGTGGAGCAAACGGGTATAGCCCATATTACCGATAGCAAATTGCTTCAGCTTAGTAACGGAGAGCGAAAACGGACCCAGCTGGCCGTGGCCTTGCTTCGCAAACCGGAAATGCTGGTGCTGGACCAACCTTTTGTGGGGCTCGATGTAGCGTCCAGGGAAAAATTGTCGGAGATTTTGCAGGATATGGTAAATAAAGCTGCCGTAATTCTTATTTGCGGGGCCAACCAGGTTCCGGATTTTACAGATAAAGTGCTGGAACTCGAAAAAGGCAGGGTAACAACCTTTCGGGACCGGGAGGCTTACAATCCGCCGCAAGACCGGGAGCACTTTGCATTGAACGGGACGCTTTTCAGTAAATTACAGCTACCGGCCGATAAAAAGGTGTTTGATACCATTGTGGATATGACAGATGTCAATGTAAGACTTGGCGGGAAGCATATACTGAAAGACATCAACTGGAAAGTGAAAAGGGGAGAGCAATGGGCCCTTATCGGCCATAATGGTGCCGGGAAAACCACATTACTCAGCCTGATCACTGCCGATAATCCGCAGGGCTATAACAACAACCTGACGCTGTTCGACCGTCGTCGCGGTACGGGAGAGAGTATCTGGGATATCAAAGGGGAGATAGGTTTTGTATCTTCCGAACTGCATCTGTATTTTTTGAGGGGAAAAGGCATATTCAATACCATACCCGGTATAGACAATGGTTCCGGGGAAATCTACAGCACTTTAAGTTGTCTGGATGTTATCGTATCCGGTTTCAATGATGAAGTGGGGCTGGTTACCGAACCATCCGAATACCAGTTGAACATTGCGGGGCAATGGTTACACATTCTGGGATTGGAACGTTTGGAAAAAAGTCTTTTTGCCCATGCTTCGCTCGGGGAACAGCGAAGTATACTGCTGGCACGTGCCCTGGTGAAATTCCCTTCCCTGCTTATTCTGGACGAACCGCTACAGGGACTGGACGATCACCAGACGACATATTTTAAGGCACTTCTGAACCGGCTTTGTGAAACCCTGGGCACGACCATGATCTACGTATCGCATTACAGGGATGAAATACCGGATTGTGTAAGCCATATCATTGAGATCAGCCGGGGAGAAGTGGTCCGGAAGGCACATCTTAACTGA